Proteins encoded together in one Bacteroides ovatus window:
- a CDS encoding RagB/SusD family nutrient uptake outer membrane protein, which produces MNKKLIYSLIAGTMFTLTSCDDFLDVQPASGFTPEYIFSSESEMKALMTRIYSSMTEDGLYGSNLASGLNTNTDVEMSSFKNNTVSTNGSDIGCFDSRPTWSVLNATWNNIYYAINYANDFLQAVQESPLFSDKVTGDTPSETQQMYGEVKTLRAMLYLDLIRTWGDVVFIIKPTEATDDFFSLGTTDRNVILEYLIDDLIAVEPMMKYAVDLDYGVERASREYCQSLIGQLALYRGGWTLRADKEDVTHVGYMERGDNFEHYYEIAITYLGKVIKESKHDLTQSFENLWVNECNWKTANNDDVMFAVPMLKSVTSRYGYNIGVTIAEGKHSYGSARNYVTFCGTYVYSFDKDDLRRDMTCVPYKYDKDLNQEIDMGVTGMGVGKWSKLYMQSPLGASSGSNTGINSVRMRFADVLLMYAEAVNELYGPRDDAKEALKRVRRRAFDAAQWTDKVESYVESLTNEADFFQAVMDERKWEFGGEGIRKYDLARWNKYGEVIYNLYNEMTNWGLVANGAYVPGIEKVPSNIYYKQVTDPEHSDRKVLDIVGIDEYGPGVGRPAGYTVLEYALGWRVLNKETQLYETLDAISWSFRGFINKNNDQLVKPTDPVRYLCPYPAKVITDHRGLIRNYYGY; this is translated from the coding sequence ATGAATAAGAAACTAATATACTCACTCATTGCCGGAACTATGTTCACTTTGACGTCTTGCGATGATTTTCTTGATGTGCAGCCCGCCTCCGGCTTTACTCCCGAGTACATATTTTCCAGCGAATCGGAGATGAAAGCGTTGATGACCCGTATCTACTCTTCCATGACGGAAGACGGATTGTACGGAAGTAACCTTGCCAGCGGTTTGAATACGAATACCGATGTGGAAATGAGTTCGTTCAAGAACAACACTGTCAGTACCAATGGCTCGGATATAGGCTGCTTTGATTCCCGTCCCACCTGGTCGGTATTGAACGCTACTTGGAACAATATCTATTATGCTATCAATTATGCCAACGACTTTTTGCAGGCTGTGCAGGAGTCACCATTGTTTTCCGATAAAGTAACAGGTGATACTCCTTCCGAAACACAACAGATGTATGGAGAAGTGAAAACTCTTCGTGCCATGCTCTATCTGGACTTGATCCGTACATGGGGAGATGTAGTGTTTATTATCAAACCAACGGAAGCGACCGATGACTTCTTCAGCCTGGGTACTACCGACCGCAATGTCATTCTGGAATATCTGATTGATGACTTGATAGCTGTAGAACCGATGATGAAATATGCAGTCGATTTGGATTATGGCGTAGAACGTGCTTCACGCGAATATTGCCAGTCGCTTATCGGACAGTTGGCTCTCTATCGGGGTGGTTGGACTCTTCGTGCCGACAAAGAAGATGTGACTCACGTAGGTTACATGGAACGAGGTGATAACTTTGAACATTATTATGAGATTGCCATCACTTATCTGGGGAAGGTAATCAAAGAAAGCAAACACGACTTGACTCAAAGTTTTGAAAACTTGTGGGTAAATGAATGTAACTGGAAGACTGCCAACAACGATGATGTCATGTTCGCTGTTCCGATGCTGAAAAGTGTCACCAGTCGTTATGGCTATAATATCGGTGTTACTATTGCAGAAGGTAAGCACTCTTATGGCAGCGCCCGCAACTATGTAACTTTCTGCGGTACGTATGTTTATTCGTTTGATAAGGATGATTTGCGTCGTGATATGACTTGTGTACCTTATAAATATGATAAAGACCTGAATCAGGAGATTGATATGGGAGTGACTGGTATGGGTGTTGGTAAATGGTCCAAACTCTATATGCAGTCTCCGCTGGGTGCTTCCAGTGGTTCTAATACAGGTATCAACAGTGTACGTATGCGTTTTGCAGATGTTTTGCTGATGTATGCTGAAGCAGTCAATGAACTTTACGGACCGCGTGACGATGCCAAAGAAGCACTGAAGCGTGTTCGCCGCCGTGCTTTCGATGCGGCTCAATGGACGGATAAAGTAGAAAGTTATGTAGAGAGCCTGACTAATGAAGCAGATTTCTTCCAAGCAGTCATGGATGAGCGTAAATGGGAGTTTGGTGGTGAAGGTATTCGTAAATACGATCTTGCGCGTTGGAATAAATATGGTGAAGTTATCTACAATCTTTATAACGAGATGACTAATTGGGGATTGGTAGCTAACGGAGCTTACGTACCAGGCATTGAGAAAGTACCGTCTAATATCTATTACAAGCAAGTGACGGACCCTGAACATTCTGATAGAAAGGTATTAGACATTGTAGGTATTGACGAATATGGTCCCGGTGTAGGTCGCCCTGCCGGTTACACAGTATTGGAGTATGCGTTGGGATGGAGAGTGTTGAACAAAGAAACACAGCTTTATGAAACGTTGGATGCTATTTCATGGAGTTTCCGTGGATTTATCAACAAGAACAACGATCAATTAGTGAAACCTACCGATCCTGTGAGATACCTGTGTCCTTATCCTGCAAAGGTTATAACAGACCATCGCGGATTGATTCGGAACTATTATGGATACTAA